The Crocosphaera sp. UHCC 0190 DNA segment ATTTCCCCTCGTCAAGAAACAGCGGCTCCGAAAGTTAAACTTTCTGCCCCTAAAATTCTAGACCCAGCAACCGCTAAAAGTGATAGCTCCTCGTCTATTAATCCGGTTATTTCCCAACCTCAAACCATTCAGTTAGCCCCCTCTGTTACCATTCAGGGTCAGAATAGTTACATTGATACGACCTCTTACGGTAAGGTGCCAAGTCAACGGGCAACATCTCCCGGTTCAGTCGTGCTAACGGAACGTTCTACGGGATGTCAAACCGTTGCCAACAATGGTCAGTTATTACGGGTGAGTTGTGGCCCAGTGGCGAGAAACCAGCCTACTCCAACCCTTGCCCAACCGATAGCACCTCGTCGTGTGACCTTAGCCAGTCGCCGACAAACTATCCCCGTTACGGTTGCCGTTGCTCAGGGGCTTGGTTCTGCACCTCTCCAAGTGCAACCCCTTCGGATTAAAAATCGTCCTGTTTCTTCAGAGCAGGTGGTGAGTTTACAACCCATTGCCCGACAAGGGTTTTCTATTGCCCTAGAGCCAATTCCTCGTTACAATCGGGCAGCTTCAATGTATGCTGCCGCGACAGGAACGCCCCAAGGTCGTACTGACTTAATTTTCCCCTTACCTGTGGTAGCAAGTATTACGTCGGCTTTTGGTTGGCGGACTCACCCCATTGCTGGTACGGGAAGAATGCACAATGGGACTGATATTGGCGCACCTCTTGGCACACCAGTTTTAGCAGCCTATGCGGGAGAAGTGCTAAATGCTGACTGGTTAGGGGGTTATGGGTTAGCGGTCACGCTACGCCACCTAGAAGGCACTCAAGAGTCTCTTTATGCCCACTTATCGGAAATCTATGTTCAGCCTGGAGAATCGGTGGAACAGGGTACGGTCATTGGACGGGTTGGTAGTACCGGATACTCAACGGGGCCCCATTTACACTTTGAATGGCGACATCTCACAGAAGAGGGATGGGTTGCTGTCGATGCCGGGGTTCATTTAGAGTATGCTTTGGATAATTTGATGCGTGCAATGCAGTTGGCTCAGTCACAGAACAAGCCTCAAGGATAAAATTGGACCATAATGATCTTTTTTGTTGATGGCGGGTTGTGTTCTTATGCAGCATAACCCGCTCTTATTTGCCGCCAAAAATAAAGATTTTTATAGAAAAAAAGCCTACGAATTTAGGCTTTTTGAATTGATATTTGCGCTCAATTTTTAACCGATTTAACCGAATCTTCCACTCACATAATCTCTGGTAGATTCTTGGGCGGGATTTTGGAAAACGACTTCAGTATGATCATATTCCACTAAATAGCCCACTTTACCGCCTTTTGGGGTAGCTTCTGCATTATAAAAAGCCGTTAAATCTGATACCCGTGAGGCTTGCTGCATATTGTGGGTGACAATAATAATGGTGTAATCTTGCTTCAATTCATGAATTAATTCTTCAATTTTTAGGGTAGAAATGGGGTCAAGAGCCGCGCAAGGTTCATCCATTAAAATAACGTCAGGTTTCACAGCAATGGTTCGCGCAATACATAATCTTTGTTGTTGTCCCCCTGATAAAGCAAGGCCACTTTGCTGTAATTTATCTTTGGTTTCATCCCAAATAACCGCTTTTTTTAGGGAGGTTTCAACTAATTCATCCATGTCCCCTTTAAAGCCATTTAATCGCGCACCAAAGGCAATATTTTCATAAATTGATTTGGGGAAAGGGTTGGGTTTTTGAAATACCATCCCAATACGACAACGCAAGTCTACAGGGTCAACTTTATTGGCGTAAATATCCTTGCCATGATAGGTGATTGTTCCATCAACTCTGCAAATAGGAATCAAATCATTCATGCGATTAAAACACCGCAAAACGGTACTTTTTCCACAGCCAGAAGGGCCAATAAAAGCCACTACTTTATTTTGAGGAATGTCTAAGGAAACATCCCGAACAGCTAAATTAGACCCATAAAAAACATTAAGATTCTGAGTCCTTAAAACGGTTTCTGTTGCAATATCAGTCATCATTTTCCTACCTTCAACCTCTAGTAATTAGTAACAAAAATCTGCCCAAGTTTAACCAAAACGTCCACTGACATAATCCTTAGTATCCTGTTGACTAGGATTGCCAAAAATTACCTCAGTATTATCATATTCAACCAGAAAACCGACCTTACTGCCTTTATCCGTTGCCTCAGCATTAAAGAAAGCCGTCCTATCAGCAACACGGGTGGCTTGCTGCATATTATGGGTGACAATGACGATGGTATAATTTTCCTTTAATTCGTGCATTAATTCTTCTACTTTTAAGGTAGAAATGGGGTCTAATGCAGAACAAGGTTCGTCCATTAACACAACTTCTGGTTGAGCCGCAATGGTACGAGCAATACAGAGTCTTTGTTGTTGTCCTCCTGATAAAGAGAAGCCACTTTCTCCTAATTTATCTTTGACTTCATCCCATAAAGCAGCCCGTCTTAAAGAAGTTTCTACCAACTCATCTAAGTTCTCTTTATAGTTATTAACTCTGGCACCATAGGCAACATTATCATAAATAGTTTTAGGGAAAGGATTAGGTTTTTGGAACACCATCCCGATGCGTTTTCTCACTTCAATGGGGTCAATATCAGGGGCATAAAGATTTTGTCCATGATAGTTAATTTGGCCATCAAGGTGAAAGCTATCAATTAAATCATTGAGTCGATTTAAACAGCGTAAAATGGTACTTTTTCCACAACCAGAAGGGCCAATAAAAGCTGTTACCTGAT contains these protein-coding regions:
- the pstB gene encoding phosphate ABC transporter ATP-binding protein PstB, which encodes MENLEQEILQVTTEKTVFSLDHVDIYYGSYRAVRDVTFTIPKNQVTAFIGPSGCGKSTILRCLNRLNDLIDSFHLDGQINYHGQNLYAPDIDPIEVRKRIGMVFQKPNPFPKTIYDNVAYGARVNNYKENLDELVETSLRRAALWDEVKDKLGESGFSLSGGQQQRLCIARTIAAQPEVVLMDEPCSALDPISTLKVEELMHELKENYTIVIVTHNMQQATRVADRTAFFNAEATDKGSKVGFLVEYDNTEVIFGNPSQQDTKDYVSGRFG
- the pstB gene encoding phosphate ABC transporter ATP-binding protein PstB, with amino-acid sequence MMTDIATETVLRTQNLNVFYGSNLAVRDVSLDIPQNKVVAFIGPSGCGKSTVLRCFNRMNDLIPICRVDGTITYHGKDIYANKVDPVDLRCRIGMVFQKPNPFPKSIYENIAFGARLNGFKGDMDELVETSLKKAVIWDETKDKLQQSGLALSGGQQQRLCIARTIAVKPDVILMDEPCAALDPISTLKIEELIHELKQDYTIIIVTHNMQQASRVSDLTAFYNAEATPKGGKVGYLVEYDHTEVVFQNPAQESTRDYVSGRFG
- a CDS encoding M23 family metallopeptidase; protein product: MNQQSSLESSKRNRPKVSPWLKQGMSLLGGLGIISSGLGWTQAFALTETLVIPESPAPVTKPEAISPSPVKIPKASPYVVPSGATQTKPTLQRTQFKPEEPKVAPKPSISPRQETAAPKVKLSAPKILDPATAKSDSSSSINPVISQPQTIQLAPSVTIQGQNSYIDTTSYGKVPSQRATSPGSVVLTERSTGCQTVANNGQLLRVSCGPVARNQPTPTLAQPIAPRRVTLASRRQTIPVTVAVAQGLGSAPLQVQPLRIKNRPVSSEQVVSLQPIARQGFSIALEPIPRYNRAASMYAAATGTPQGRTDLIFPLPVVASITSAFGWRTHPIAGTGRMHNGTDIGAPLGTPVLAAYAGEVLNADWLGGYGLAVTLRHLEGTQESLYAHLSEIYVQPGESVEQGTVIGRVGSTGYSTGPHLHFEWRHLTEEGWVAVDAGVHLEYALDNLMRAMQLAQSQNKPQG